Within Vicia villosa cultivar HV-30 ecotype Madison, WI linkage group LG1, Vvil1.0, whole genome shotgun sequence, the genomic segment ctcATGGCACTTTCCAGCGATGCATGATTAGTATTTTtgctgattttattgaaaattgcatggaagtgttcATGGACGATTTCACTATTTATGGTTCTTattttgatgcatgtttaagtagTTTGAATCGGGTTTTAGAGAGATGCATTGAAACTGGGATTgttttaaattatgaaaaatgtcattttatggttgagcagggaattaTTTTGGGTTAcattatttctataaaaaaaaaggaatttaTGTAGACCCTactaagattgatgtgatttctacatTGTCTTACCCAtcttgcattcgcgagattcgctcttttcttggtcatgtgggTTTTTACAGGCGTTTCGTTAAGGATTTAAGCAAGATAGCTATTCCACTGTCAAAtttgttgaagaatgacgtcactttcaATAACAAATGCAAAAATGtgtttgacttcttgaagaaaacattgacctccgctcccatCATCCAGCCCCCTGACTGGACACTCCCTTTTGAGATTATGTGTGATGCTTCCAACTATGTTGTTGGGGCGGTCCTTGCACAAAGAGTTGACAAGGCTTCCCGTGTTATTTATTAGGGTTAAATGACTTTTACCCCTATTGCCATTATAACAAGTTTTAATTTACTTCAATTCCCCCTCGCAATACACATATTTCATTTGCAGATCTCCTTTGTCACTATTACACTGACTGTGTATTAGAATATGTATAAGTGGCGTCCCATgtggtttttttaaaataatttttatttattttaattctggTGACATTGCATgtggatttttttaatattttttatttattttaattatgatttggaattttatttattattatttattattatttgacatGTGTCTATCGAACCCATGTCATTAATGTGATAGGCAAAGAGTGCTATCACTAAACTAATTGGTTTATTATATTTAGTGTTAGAAGTGAAATGATATAGTATTATATATGTTTTCACTGAaatgagatatatatatatatatatatatatatatatatatatatatatatatatatatatatatatatatatatatatattctgaaTTGGTATATTATATATGAGAACTGAAatggtatatatttttttgagtaatatatatttatgcttaaatatataaattataatttaaattaatttttaataaaattaaaatttattttgaataacatATATTCATTTAAAcacataaattataaatattcttttataatttaaaaatattttataaatttgaaattatttctcaaaatattttaaataacataCATTTATTATAAGAGACTAGCGTTCAAACGGGCACTCCCGTGCCCGTTTGTCCGCTTTTTTAATGCGCACAGCGTCCAAATATAAATTGATATTTTCTATGTAAATTCTGTGATATGCACTCTCATGTTGGTCAGTCATCTCTTTTTATCACGCTCACCTAAAAATTATAAAAGCTCCTTGAGCACGAAATGTATATATACCACGACCAGATGCAAGAATAGATTCATCGACGTGAACACCAATCGAAGTGAAAGAGAAGACATGGTTGTAACTTCGAATATGCTGCCTAAAATGTTTTCCTTCTGCTGAACCATCCAAAAATAGTTCTTGCAATTCTGTAGGAGCATCAACCCTTGGAAACGATACCTTCCCACCAGAACAACATGTGTCACGTGATTCGTGGTGAAACAGTCTTGCGTTGCAACGTCTACAGGTAGTTGGATTAGGCAACCGAGATTTTGCCATCACcatgttatttttgaaatttcgagCAATATTATATCTTGCTCGAAAAGGATGTCGCGAGGCTACATGAAGCGGATAGATATTGATTACTGAATATTATATAAGATCTAAAATACAAATAAGAACTCAATGCACAGTGCATCAACATACAAATTTAATAGCCTATAATTTTCAATTTCACGTCTCTTGAATGTAAGCGACATTTATTTGAGGGAGAAAGTTAATGAACATACATTGAGGATGACACGATGAGGCATTGTTTTCTCTTCCTTCCATATTAACATCCGATGTTGCTACATCCTCCAAAGATCCATCAACAGGCATATCATCTGGtaagaaaaagataaaatgttcatatttatgtatatatatcacatatatatatatatatatatatatatatatatatatatatgttaaattattTATAGTATCTTTAAAACAATAACCCATTATACCTGTACCACCAGACTGAGTGTTGTTGATAGATTGATGGGGTCTTACGAACGTACGACCTGCGGGGTTACACACATACATTAAACATCAAATTAACAATCATGTTGTATAATTTTATTACTAAAAACTTTATATTGATCACTACCAACCAAGTGCAACATCATTAACATGTGTAATTCTACTCGGGCCGGCTTCATGGTCATGAGTGCCTTGAAAGTGTGAACTTGGAAAAGTCATATTTGTCAAATTTTGCAATGGAACTCTCGATCGACTGGTTATAGTGTGTAATGTTTGAGGCTGTTTCTCTTGTTCTTGTCGTCGCCTATAGTTTTCCCGTCGTCTTAATAAATGATTTTCTCTTTGTGTGCTGTCCATAAGTTGTTTTCTTTTGCGTTCATTTTCTGCCCTTCGTGCCCGTTGATGTTGACTTGATACTTGACGGGTATCATTCTCCATTTTGATGATATAGCTGCCAAAACATTCACACGCAATTTAAAAGTAATTAATTACATTGATCacatttgaaaaataatatcaaatataaaaaaCTATATACTGTGCGTCTTAAAAAtgtattgttaaaaaaaaaaaataggcgcAAAATCCGAGAACATTGAAGAAATAAATGACGATGTCATGCATGCATCAAAAAGATAATTAATGCATTAGAGATGGTAAACAATATTCTTTTACGATATAGATACAATACTTACATGCTTGTTACAAATTTTAGTAAAAAATTCAAACGCCTAAATTTTAGTGGATTTATTACTGCAATTGTAGATAGAAGTGATGAGATCATATGTGTTGCATTCTTATCAGGTTTTATAAGCAGTACGCAATATCGGGTAAGAATAAAAGATATGTGCCGCAATTGTATTCCTCTAGTCTAATATATTAAAAAGGACAATAAGGCTGCATTAAGATTCATGCTTAAGTAGTAGAAATCAAAAAACACACATGAAGAGAGAACCACCACAATGACATATGAATTGTAAGTAAATTTGTAAACTATAAGCTAATCATTTTTTCTCACAAGCTAATCATTTTTTCTCATACAAAGGTCATACATAGgtgaaaagttttttttattatgttttctcAATTTGACAAAAGTCAGAGTATGTAATTCTCCATTATCACGAATTCGAAAGGTATCACGAATCCGAAAGGAATATTTAGAACATGCGCATTTAAACATTTTTGTCATCTTTTTGGtatttcttctcttttctatttattCATTAGAACCACTCTTTCATACACACTGAAAAATGTCAAACACTCACCTACATTATTATACTACGTACCTTTGATTTGTAAGTTGCATTATTATACTACAGTCACCAATCACAAATAAATGCATGTGATTTACTCACATATCTAAGTTAATTCataccaaaccaaaccataggaACCAAACCATCAGTATTTTATGATTCATTTTATGCTGACTGAGTTCTATGTTAAAATCTCATGATGTGTGTTTAAGAGATAATAGGTAATTTAATTTGTTCTTACGTtatgttaaaatataaaaaacaatatgATAATAAACATAGATTTATTATCATATTATTAAACATAAATCGAGAGAGACAATTTAGTTGTACTCATCATTCACTTGGTGCTTTCTCCAACATAAAAGTACACTTCTCAAAACAGATCTAGAGAgataaaagcaaggtttttcataTATTGTGATTGAACTAAATTGTCTCTCTCCAtcgaatattattttattaaatcttATAATATAAATTGGTCAGCCGAAAGTGAAACCATATGAATGAGTAAGAAACTATGAAATTGGAAAAATGATTGATAGACATATGGTTTACCAGAGACACGATAGAAGAAGGTATTTGCTAGTAGTTGTCCATGTCTGCACTGTACATGCCTTCAGGTGATGTGAAGTTGTTTACAAATTGAAAAATGATTAAAATGGCCTTCAGTTATCActaattgtttgaaaaaatagtTATGAAAATTGGTCACTATTGTGGGGCCACGACTACGTGCATTGTAAAAGCTAATGCTGGCAGTTTTAGCTTCTAGCAGTTAACATTTacttttttcttaattaatattttttggtTATTAACATTcattaatttgattaattcatACGAAATAAGAAATGACACTTCAACCtagaaataattaattaaatatacagtacaaaaaatacataaaatagatGCATGACAATACTCATAACTATGCTTATATGTATTTCTAGGAAACATGTACTTTTGGCAATTTTAGACAGAAAGAATTATTTTGTTGCTAATTTGACAAATGGTCACTGATAAcatattttcttcatttcttgaatttatttatatatttattttaaagctTGTTGAATACGTGTTTTAAAGGAGGAAAGTAATTTGCATTTCATTAATATGGTAACCGTCATATGATTAAGTGAGAGAGGAggtttttatttttacaaataataaaatagaagTTACAGGTAGttactattttaaataataatcagGTTTTCAATAATTCAAATTGAGGGTATTTGTGGATCAAAATAAGAGAAGTGGAGGTTAATTTTGGAATGAAAATAGGCCAGCCCAAATTTCTCTATCCtctttatatattgttatagatatatattttttgtactAATCTATATAGTAacctttttataatatatatatatatatatatatatatatatatatatatatatatatatatatatatatattaatataaaatatttactattaacgtttttattttgttttatatatataatgtatataATGTTGGAAATTAGAATATGCAAGTGCAATCGGATGTCTtatgtacttaatgcaatgtaccagacctgacatatcttttgcagttagtaaaatgagtagatttactagcaacccgagtaatgaacattggaaggcaatcACGAGAATTTTTGGCTACTTACTGAAAACCAAAAATCTTGGCCTTCATTATGGTAAGTTTCctgccatattagaaggatataccgatgcgagttggatatcaaatgttggagatcataaatctacaactggttggatatttacactagctggaggagcaatttcttggaggagcaagaaacaaacatgcattactctttcgaccatggaatcagagtttgtggctctcgcttccgctggtcaagaagcagaatggttgagggatctccttttggaagttccattggctaaggaTAATGTTTCAAAGGTTATGATACACTGCGATAGCCAAGCCACTCTAGCAAGAGCATTCAACGAAGTGTATAATGGAAAGTCTAGGCATATAGGACTTAGACATTcgttcgtgagaaaattgattaaggatggaatcatttcactcacgtatatacgaacaagctataatttggctgagccgtttactaagccactggccagagacttagtaaaaacaacctcgagaggcatggggttgaaactccttgagtaagagttccgacaacggcggcaacccaatcttatgttaacagaacattaacttcaagattttcaatgggtaacaacaagtcgttgatttggataattgtcgaacatttcgtgataatgttgactttaaaacgagggttgagtttactttaaaaactcttaatgaagttcaataccaaGGGTACGTGTCTTGTGGAAAaggacacaatatgaacttcacctatgtgaatttcgagatggtgccgtctcaaagtgagagttggagtttctctcatgaaaaattcatgaaacaggatagcacatggccataaataagtgctaagcgagttatgcagaggaagaacctttaaagagtgtgtgtaaggcGACACCGATCTAATCATATGGATTCATGGTTTAAAAGCTTTGCTACCTAATATTTCGATTAAACTTTGTGTTGTcctcactaaggttaagttttaaatcgaaagatacctaactgtattaacactctttatatTAAATTTCTGGAATTATTagatttgtcattattagaacaagtgggggattgttggaaattataagcattaatttcatcaagttatgttccaaaatgacaaatgtgagaatgacaataaatgcttcataaatagtcccacatagaaagtggagcaaactttaaaagcatttataaagTACTTGGAACAATGTACATTCCAAAAAGagccaaagaggataaagtgccacatagtCATAAGTGGTGGTCCCAAGCCTTATGCCACTTGTCTCTAC encodes:
- the LOC131647789 gene encoding uncharacterized protein LOC131647789, whose product is MDDMPVDGSLEDVATSDVNMEGRENNASSCHPQSSRHPFRARYNIARNFKNNMVMAKSRLPNPTTCRRCNARLFHHESRDTCCSGGKVSFPRVDAPTELQELFLDGSAEGKHFRQHIRSYNHVFSFTSIGVHVDESILASGRGIYTFRAQGAFIIFR